A genomic region of Pontibaca methylaminivorans contains the following coding sequences:
- the argS gene encoding arginine--tRNA ligase yields MNLFGDIRASVIGALEAMQAEGALPVGLGLDAVTVEPPRDPAHGDMATNAAMVLAKPAGRKPREIAEALAARLAADPRFLSAEVAGPGFLNLRLAPSLWQGVIGHVLGAGDEFGRSDFGQGRRVNVEYVSANPTGPLHVGHTRGAVFGDALASLLAYAGFDVTREYYINDGGAQVDVLARSVYLRYLEALGQEVAFEDGTYPGDYLIPVGEAVAREKGDAWVGQPEEVWLAELRERATEAMMDLIRADLAALGVEMDVFFSERSLYGTGRIESAIRDLDEKGLIYRGVLEPPRGKTPEDWEPREQTLFRSTDHGDDVDRPIRKSDESWTYFAPDIAYHHDKIARGFDVLIDIFGADHGGYVKRMKAVVSALSGGQVPLDVKLIQLVRLFKNGEPYKMSKRAGNFVMLRDVVDEVGPDVTRFVMLTRKNDAPLDFDFDKALEQSRDNPVFYVQYAHARIMSLMRRAAEAGIATDAATLTDADLGRLSDEAELDLARKIAEWPRLVETAARSHEPHRIAFYLYELAGELHAFWNLGNDRPELRFLQEGDVAASRAKLALAQAVAVVISSGLGILGVTPAQEMR; encoded by the coding sequence ATGAATCTGTTCGGCGATATCCGTGCAAGCGTGATCGGTGCGCTCGAAGCGATGCAGGCGGAGGGCGCGTTGCCGGTCGGGCTGGGGCTCGATGCGGTGACGGTCGAGCCGCCGCGCGATCCGGCGCATGGCGACATGGCCACGAATGCCGCCATGGTGCTTGCGAAACCCGCAGGCCGGAAGCCGCGCGAGATCGCCGAGGCGCTGGCGGCGCGGCTGGCCGCGGATCCGCGGTTCCTGAGCGCCGAGGTCGCCGGCCCCGGCTTTCTGAACCTGCGCCTTGCGCCGTCGCTCTGGCAGGGGGTGATTGGCCATGTGCTCGGTGCGGGGGATGAATTCGGGCGCTCGGACTTCGGGCAGGGGCGGCGCGTCAACGTCGAATACGTGAGCGCCAACCCGACCGGCCCGCTCCATGTCGGCCACACCCGCGGCGCGGTGTTCGGCGATGCGCTGGCCAGCCTGCTGGCCTATGCGGGCTTTGACGTGACGCGCGAATATTACATCAACGACGGCGGTGCGCAGGTCGATGTGCTCGCCCGGTCGGTCTATCTGCGTTACCTCGAGGCGCTGGGGCAGGAGGTCGCCTTCGAGGACGGCACCTATCCCGGCGATTACCTGATCCCCGTGGGCGAGGCGGTGGCGCGCGAAAAGGGCGATGCCTGGGTGGGCCAGCCCGAAGAGGTCTGGCTGGCCGAACTGCGCGAACGCGCGACCGAAGCGATGATGGATCTGATCCGCGCCGATCTGGCCGCGCTCGGGGTCGAGATGGACGTGTTCTTCAGCGAAAGGTCGCTTTACGGGACCGGGCGGATCGAATCGGCGATCCGCGACCTGGACGAAAAGGGCCTGATCTACCGCGGCGTGCTGGAGCCGCCCCGCGGCAAGACCCCCGAGGACTGGGAGCCGCGCGAACAGACCCTGTTCCGCTCGACCGATCATGGCGACGATGTGGACCGTCCGATCCGCAAGTCCGATGAAAGCTGGACCTATTTCGCCCCCGACATCGCCTATCATCACGACAAGATCGCCCGGGGCTTCGATGTCTTGATCGACATCTTCGGCGCCGATCACGGCGGCTATGTGAAGCGCATGAAGGCGGTGGTCTCGGCGCTTTCCGGCGGACAGGTGCCGCTTGACGTGAAACTGATCCAGCTCGTGCGCCTGTTCAAGAACGGCGAACCCTACAAGATGTCGAAACGCGCCGGCAATTTCGTCATGCTGCGCGACGTGGTCGACGAGGTGGGGCCGGATGTGACGCGCTTCGTGATGCTGACGCGCAAGAACGATGCGCCGCTCGATTTCGATTTCGACAAGGCGCTGGAACAGAGCCGCGACAATCCCGTGTTCTACGTGCAATATGCCCATGCCCGGATCATGAGCCTGATGCGCCGCGCCGCCGAAGCCGGGATTGCGACCGATGCGGCAACGCTGACTGATGCCGATCTCGGGCGGCTGTCGGACGAGGCCGAGCTTGACCTTGCGCGCAAGATTGCCGAATGGCCCCGCCTGGTCGAGACCGCCGCCCGCAGCCACGAGCCGCATCGCATCGCGTTTTATCTCTATGAACTTGCTGGAGAACTTCACGCGTTCTGGAACCTGGGCAATGACCGGCCGGAACTGCGCTTCCTGCAGGAGGGCGATGTTGCCGCCAGCCGGGCCAAACTCGCACTGGCGCAGGCTGTTGCCGTTGTCATTTCCTCGGGCCTTGGTATTCTCGGCGTCACTCCGGCGCAGGAGATGCGGTAG
- a CDS encoding DeoR/GlpR family DNA-binding transcription regulator yields the protein MNHSPRHDRILALLRDRGTIGITELAGLLGVSAETVRRDIRALSARGDVLRMHGAVGLRAMMGEAPFERRMRENPEAKRLIAATIAATISDGDSVMLDTGTTTSFLAQELLGHRRLTVVTNSSDVARTLATMNGNRVHMAGGELRSDSGAAFGMAALEFIARFSVDHAIISAGAVDAATGIMDYALAEAEFARVVLARGARRVVITDSSKFGRRGLVQVCDFSGIDELVTEAPPPAAIEDALAQAGAELVLAATG from the coding sequence ATGAACCACTCCCCCCGCCACGACCGGATCCTTGCCCTTCTGCGCGACCGGGGCACCATCGGCATCACCGAGCTTGCCGGGTTGCTCGGTGTTTCGGCCGAGACGGTGCGCCGCGACATCCGGGCGCTTTCGGCGCGCGGCGATGTGTTGCGGATGCACGGGGCGGTGGGGCTGCGGGCGATGATGGGCGAGGCTCCGTTCGAGCGGCGCATGCGCGAAAACCCCGAGGCAAAGCGACTGATCGCCGCCACCATTGCCGCCACCATCAGCGACGGGGATTCGGTCATGCTGGACACCGGCACCACCACGAGCTTCCTGGCGCAGGAACTGCTCGGCCACCGCCGTCTGACCGTGGTCACCAATTCGTCGGATGTCGCGCGCACCCTCGCCACGATGAACGGCAATCGGGTGCATATGGCGGGCGGCGAACTGCGCAGCGATTCCGGCGCGGCCTTCGGCATGGCGGCGCTTGAATTCATCGCCCGCTTCAGCGTCGATCACGCGATCATTTCGGCCGGGGCGGTGGATGCCGCGACCGGGATCATGGACTACGCGCTGGCCGAGGCGGAATTCGCCCGCGTGGTGCTTGCCCGCGGAGCGCGCCGGGTGGTGATCACCGATTCAAGCAAATTCGGACGCCGCGGGCTGGTGCAGGTCTGCGATTTCAGCGGCATCGACGAGCTTGTCACCGAAGCCCCGCCCCCCGCCGCGATCGAGGACGCCCTTGCCCAGGCGGGCGCCGAACTCGTCCTGGCCGCAACGGGCTGA
- a CDS encoding cation:proton antiporter has protein sequence MDMTDPAQMTPITAFALVGVLGVGAQWIAWRLRIPGIVLMLGVGLLVGPVLGIFNPQRDIGPIVAPMISIAVAIILFEGGLTLNYRSLRDAARGVVRLVVIGAPIGWVLSALALHWIAGLSWPSSAVFGGLMIVTGPTVIAPLLRHARLKRRPAAFLQWEAIVNDPVGAMVAVLALQVVLVLEADATRAQAMRDLGIGILAATLLGLLAAKLITWAFSRAKVPEYMKVPVLFVVLLAVFALADFGLHESGLLAVTIMGLWIANAGLASFTELRRFKEHATLLLVSGVFILMGAGMSLETLGRLDWRAGLFILVVILLVRPATVLISLAFGDVPWKERLLVAFTGPRGVVMVAVAGLFGDRLVAQGIEDAVLIAPLSFALVLVTVIVHGFGLTPLARLLGATATGTPGVLIVGGSPWSVAFGEVLQKLELPVLIADTNHGHLRGVRSAGLPHYFGDILSEAAEHNLDFVAYHQVIAITDNDAYNTLVCTDFGHKYGREYVFQPNRVRQESRRHELPATLGGRILRGNMSYYEHNHLVAIGWKFRVTKLTEEFSLADWRQKNPEALPMAAYDGKGGLHVFEEGPELAVPPGNRLVALYPPEPPGQGAGRAVQPPESPQAEQGERH, from the coding sequence ATGGACATGACCGATCCGGCCCAGATGACCCCGATCACGGCATTCGCCCTGGTCGGCGTGCTGGGTGTCGGGGCGCAATGGATCGCCTGGCGGCTGCGCATTCCCGGCATCGTGCTGATGCTCGGGGTGGGCCTGCTGGTCGGCCCGGTGCTCGGGATTTTCAATCCCCAGCGCGACATCGGGCCGATCGTCGCGCCGATGATCTCGATCGCGGTGGCGATCATCCTGTTCGAGGGCGGGCTCACGCTCAATTACCGTTCGCTGCGCGATGCGGCGCGGGGGGTGGTGCGGCTCGTGGTGATCGGGGCGCCGATCGGCTGGGTGCTCTCGGCGCTGGCGCTGCACTGGATCGCGGGGCTCAGCTGGCCCAGTTCGGCGGTCTTTGGCGGGCTCATGATCGTGACCGGGCCGACGGTGATCGCGCCGCTTCTGCGCCACGCGCGGCTGAAGCGCCGCCCGGCCGCCTTCCTGCAGTGGGAGGCCATCGTCAACGACCCGGTCGGCGCCATGGTCGCGGTGCTCGCGCTGCAGGTGGTGCTGGTGCTCGAGGCCGACGCGACGCGGGCGCAGGCGATGCGCGACCTCGGCATCGGCATCCTTGCGGCGACGCTTCTCGGGCTGCTGGCGGCCAAGCTGATCACCTGGGCGTTTTCCCGTGCCAAGGTGCCCGAATACATGAAGGTGCCGGTGCTGTTCGTGGTGCTGCTCGCGGTGTTTGCGCTCGCCGATTTCGGGCTCCATGAAAGCGGGCTGCTCGCGGTCACGATCATGGGGCTCTGGATCGCCAATGCGGGGCTTGCCAGCTTTACCGAATTGCGCCGGTTCAAGGAACACGCGACGCTGTTGCTGGTCTCGGGCGTGTTCATCCTCATGGGCGCGGGGATGAGCCTCGAGACACTGGGGCGGCTCGACTGGCGCGCGGGGCTGTTCATCCTCGTGGTGATCCTCCTCGTGCGCCCGGCGACGGTCCTGATCTCGCTGGCCTTCGGCGATGTGCCCTGGAAGGAGCGCCTGCTCGTGGCCTTCACCGGACCGCGCGGGGTGGTGATGGTGGCGGTCGCAGGGCTGTTCGGCGACCGGCTGGTCGCGCAGGGGATCGAGGACGCGGTGCTGATCGCGCCGCTGTCCTTTGCGCTGGTGCTGGTCACGGTGATCGTGCACGGCTTTGGCCTGACGCCGCTTGCGCGGCTGCTCGGCGCCACCGCGACCGGCACGCCGGGGGTGCTGATCGTCGGGGGATCGCCCTGGTCGGTCGCCTTCGGCGAGGTGCTGCAGAAGCTCGAACTTCCGGTGCTGATCGCCGATACGAACCACGGCCACCTGCGCGGTGTGCGCAGCGCGGGGTTGCCACATTACTTCGGCGACATCCTCTCGGAAGCGGCCGAGCACAATCTCGACTTCGTTGCCTATCACCAGGTGATCGCGATCACCGACAACGATGCGTACAACACGCTGGTCTGCACCGATTTCGGCCATAAATACGGGCGCGAATACGTGTTCCAGCCCAACCGCGTGCGACAGGAGAGCCGCCGTCACGAGCTGCCGGCGACGCTGGGCGGGCGGATCCTGCGCGGGAACATGTCCTATTACGAGCACAACCACCTGGTCGCGATCGGCTGGAAGTTCCGCGTCACCAAGCTGACCGAGGAATTTTCCCTCGCGGACTGGCGCCAGAAGAACCCCGAGGCCCTGCCCATGGCCGCCTATGACGGGAAGGGCGGGCTCCACGTGTTCGAGGAGGGACCCGAGCTTGCCGTGCCGCCGGGCAACCGGCTGGTTGCGCTGTATCCGCCGGAACCGCCGGGGCAGGGCGCGGGCCGGGCAGTCCAGCCCCCGGAATCCCCGCAGGCAGAGCAGGGCGAGCGCCATTGA
- a CDS encoding segregation and condensation protein A, whose amino-acid sequence MAAEALIVDVDGFEGPLDLLLTLSRNQKVDLRRISILELARQYLTFVEQAKALRLELAADYLVMAAWLAFLKSCLLLPPDPEEDGPSGDEMAAHLAFQLERLQAMRDAAARLMGRDRLGRDFFARGVPETVVRRRSTQWSVTLLDLMQAYARIRTRDDFRPFVMDRDNLFTMEQALDRMRPLLGFAGDWTDLTSYLPDGWGNDPKRRRSATAATFAASLELVKEGRAELRQSEHFAAIELRSRAGPA is encoded by the coding sequence ATGGCGGCCGAGGCGCTGATCGTCGATGTGGACGGTTTCGAGGGGCCGCTCGATCTGCTGCTGACGTTGTCGCGCAACCAGAAGGTCGACCTGCGCCGCATCTCGATCCTTGAACTGGCGCGCCAGTATCTCACCTTTGTCGAACAGGCCAAGGCGCTGCGGCTTGAACTGGCTGCCGATTATCTGGTCATGGCCGCCTGGCTCGCCTTTCTGAAATCATGCCTGCTGCTGCCCCCCGACCCCGAGGAAGACGGGCCGAGCGGGGACGAGATGGCCGCGCATCTCGCGTTCCAGCTCGAGCGGCTTCAGGCCATGCGCGATGCGGCGGCGCGGCTCATGGGGCGTGACCGGCTCGGGCGCGATTTCTTTGCCCGGGGCGTGCCGGAAACGGTCGTGCGCCGGCGCAGCACGCAGTGGTCGGTGACGCTGCTCGATCTCATGCAGGCCTATGCGCGGATCCGCACCCGCGACGATTTCCGCCCCTTCGTCATGGATCGCGACAACCTTTTCACCATGGAGCAGGCGCTCGACCGGATGCGCCCGCTGCTTGGCTTCGCCGGCGACTGGACCGACCTGACGAGCTACCTTCCCGACGGATGGGGTAATGACCCGAAGCGTCGGCGCTCGGCAACGGCAGCGACCTTCGCCGCCTCGCTCGAACTGGTGAAAGAGGGGCGCGCGGAACTGCGCCAGAGCGAACATTTCGCCGCGATCGAGCTGCGCAGCCGGGCCGGGCCGGCATGA
- the scpB gene encoding SMC-Scp complex subunit ScpB, with protein MSEPDFTIPPMAEQERMVEAILFASTEPVTLRLLEARMPAGSDPAEALALLRRRYEGRGVQLVRVGDAWALRTAPDLGFLMREESVETRRLSRAAIETLAIIAYHQPVTRAEIEEIRGVSVSRGTIDQLLELDWIRLGRRKMTPGRPVTFVVTEAFLDQFGLESARDLPGLAELRAAGLLESTAPPGMVPLMPRDADDAEAQEAGRGQSELFED; from the coding sequence ATGAGCGAACCCGATTTCACCATCCCGCCCATGGCCGAGCAGGAACGCATGGTCGAGGCGATCCTTTTCGCCAGCACCGAGCCCGTCACCCTGCGCCTGCTCGAGGCGCGGATGCCCGCCGGCTCGGACCCGGCCGAGGCGCTGGCGCTCCTGCGCCGCCGTTACGAGGGGCGGGGTGTGCAGCTTGTGCGCGTGGGCGATGCCTGGGCCTTGCGCACCGCGCCGGACCTCGGTTTTCTCATGCGCGAGGAAAGCGTCGAGACGCGCCGCCTGAGCCGCGCCGCGATCGAGACGCTGGCGATCATCGCCTATCACCAGCCGGTCACCCGCGCCGAGATCGAGGAGATCCGCGGCGTCTCGGTGTCGCGCGGCACCATCGACCAGTTGCTTGAACTCGACTGGATCCGCCTTGGCCGGCGCAAGATGACCCCGGGCCGCCCGGTGACATTCGTGGTGACCGAGGCGTTTCTCGATCAGTTCGGCCTGGAATCCGCGCGCGACCTTCCGGGGCTGGCCGAACTGCGCGCGGCCGGCCTGCTGGAAAGCACCGCACCGCCCGGCATGGTGCCGCTCATGCCCCGGGATGCGGACGATGCCGAGGCGCAAGAGGCGGGCCGCGGCCAGAGCGAGCTTTTCGAAGACTGA
- the nagZ gene encoding beta-N-acetylhexosaminidase, with product MYPGGGAMSPSAVILDAEGTRLSAAEKALFRATDPFGFILFGRNLESADQIAALCGEMRESVGREALILIDQEGGRVQRLRPPLARDWPAPLDHIAAAGDGAVRALYLRYRLIAHELRMLGIDGNCAPVADLALDETHPFLRNRCYGDTPARVAELGRAVAQGLVDGGVLPVVKHIPGHGRARTDSHHELPRVGAPLDLLEAGDFAPFRALADLPLGMTAHVVYEALDPLPATVSPHVIALIRDSIGFDGLLMSDDISMKALTGTPQDNARACIAAGCDIALFCNGTLAERDRVAHAAGRMGADSLHRAETALSQRHAPLDFDIKAAWDELAALAPLPPGAGS from the coding sequence ATGTATCCCGGTGGCGGCGCGATGAGCCCCTCGGCGGTCATTCTCGATGCCGAAGGGACACGGCTCAGCGCGGCGGAAAAGGCGCTGTTCCGGGCGACGGATCCGTTCGGCTTCATTCTTTTTGGCCGCAATCTCGAAAGCGCGGATCAGATCGCGGCGCTGTGTGGCGAGATGCGCGAATCCGTCGGGCGCGAGGCGCTGATCCTGATCGATCAGGAGGGCGGGCGGGTGCAGCGCCTGCGCCCTCCGCTGGCCCGTGACTGGCCCGCGCCGCTCGACCATATTGCCGCCGCCGGTGACGGGGCGGTGCGTGCGCTGTATCTGCGCTACCGGCTGATTGCCCATGAACTGCGGATGCTCGGGATCGACGGCAACTGCGCGCCGGTTGCGGATCTGGCGCTTGACGAGACGCACCCCTTTCTCAGGAACCGCTGCTACGGCGACACGCCCGCCCGGGTCGCGGAACTGGGTCGCGCCGTGGCGCAGGGTCTTGTGGATGGCGGCGTGCTGCCGGTCGTGAAACATATCCCCGGGCACGGGCGCGCGCGGACCGACAGCCACCACGAACTGCCACGCGTCGGCGCGCCGCTCGATCTGCTGGAGGCCGGGGATTTCGCCCCCTTCCGTGCGCTGGCGGACCTGCCGCTCGGGATGACCGCCCATGTGGTCTACGAGGCGCTCGACCCGCTGCCGGCGACGGTATCGCCGCATGTGATCGCGCTGATCCGCGACAGCATCGGCTTTGACGGGCTGTTGATGAGCGACGACATCTCGATGAAGGCGCTCACGGGCACGCCGCAGGACAATGCCCGCGCCTGTATCGCCGCCGGCTGCGACATCGCGCTGTTCTGCAACGGGACGCTGGCCGAGCGCGACCGGGTCGCCCACGCCGCCGGGCGGATGGGGGCGGACAGCCTGCACCGCGCCGAAACGGCGCTGTCGCAACGCCATGCACCTCTGGATTTCGACATCAAGGCCGCCTGGGACGAACTTGCGGCGCTGGCCCCGCTGCCACCCGGAGCAGGCTCGTGA
- a CDS encoding disulfide bond formation protein B, with protein MTRNLLILLAGLGSAALLLGALAFQYLGGMAPCSLCIWQRWPHGIAILIAALALMWPGRLLPALGALAALASAVIGLYHTGVERGWWEGPATCTASSADGMSSAELMAHIMAAPLVRCDDVAWEMFGLSMASWNAVASLVLAALWLMAAARRPARA; from the coding sequence GTGACGCGCAATCTGCTGATCCTGCTTGCCGGGCTGGGCTCGGCGGCCCTGCTGCTCGGCGCGCTCGCCTTTCAGTACCTGGGCGGCATGGCGCCCTGTTCGCTGTGCATCTGGCAGCGCTGGCCGCATGGAATCGCGATCCTGATCGCAGCACTGGCGCTGATGTGGCCGGGCCGGCTCCTGCCGGCGCTCGGCGCGCTTGCGGCGCTCGCCTCGGCGGTGATCGGGCTCTATCACACCGGGGTCGAGCGCGGCTGGTGGGAAGGGCCGGCCACCTGCACCGCCAGTTCCGCCGACGGCATGAGTTCCGCGGAGCTGATGGCGCATATCATGGCCGCGCCGCTCGTGCGTTGCGACGATGTCGCCTGGGAGATGTTCGGCCTCTCCATGGCAAGCTGGAACGCGGTGGCTTCGCTCGTGCTGGCGGCGCTCTGGCTTATGGCTGCGGCACGGCGACCGGCCCGCGCCTGA
- a CDS encoding SPOR domain-containing protein, whose protein sequence is MAWDDEVEEWDAPDAQPSPPRRFAGLRRLANALGALASLALVIGIVIWGYKLVMRDVHGVPVVRAIEGPLRVQPENPGGESASHQGLAVNRIAAEGTAAPTADTLRLAPRPITLDPEDLPMASLQPDADAESGAEDARPDAADVVNESEPEQSAPAPVTDRGEMDQDDDLAPAAAGPDADGIAAPQEDTGEADPIPHINEPVITESTPETEEGESETGPGSIPAGAIDALLAEAMGGGAADGAEESPATRRPQIRPGDTSEAASRAAFTDPLPRSDAAPETREISPDTLEPGTPLVQLGALDSMDAARAEWSRLAGRFDSYLAGKDRVIQQASSGGHSFYRLRAAGFADMAEARRFCAALLAEEAECIPVAAR, encoded by the coding sequence ATGGCATGGGATGACGAGGTGGAGGAATGGGATGCGCCGGACGCGCAGCCGTCACCGCCCCGACGCTTTGCCGGGCTGCGCCGTCTTGCCAATGCGCTCGGCGCGCTTGCCTCGCTGGCTCTGGTGATCGGAATCGTCATCTGGGGCTACAAGCTCGTCATGCGCGATGTCCATGGTGTGCCGGTGGTGCGCGCGATCGAGGGGCCGCTGCGGGTCCAGCCCGAGAACCCGGGCGGCGAATCCGCAAGCCATCAGGGGCTGGCGGTGAACCGCATCGCCGCCGAAGGCACCGCCGCGCCGACCGCCGATACCCTGCGCCTTGCGCCCCGCCCGATCACGCTCGATCCCGAAGACCTGCCCATGGCGAGCCTCCAGCCCGATGCGGATGCCGAATCCGGGGCAGAGGACGCGCGCCCCGACGCCGCAGACGTTGTCAACGAGAGCGAACCGGAACAGTCCGCGCCGGCCCCGGTGACGGATCGGGGCGAAATGGATCAGGATGACGACTTGGCTCCTGCCGCGGCGGGCCCGGACGCGGACGGGATTGCCGCGCCGCAGGAGGACACGGGCGAAGCCGACCCCATCCCCCATATCAACGAGCCGGTCATCACCGAAAGCACCCCCGAGACCGAAGAAGGCGAGAGCGAAACCGGCCCCGGCTCCATCCCGGCCGGGGCGATCGACGCGCTGCTTGCAGAGGCAATGGGCGGCGGGGCGGCGGATGGTGCCGAGGAGTCGCCGGCCACGCGCCGCCCGCAGATCCGCCCGGGTGATACATCCGAAGCGGCGTCGCGCGCCGCCTTCACCGATCCGCTGCCCCGTAGCGACGCGGCGCCCGAGACCCGCGAGATTTCGCCCGACACGCTCGAACCCGGGACGCCGCTCGTGCAGCTTGGCGCGCTGGACAGCATGGATGCCGCCCGTGCCGAATGGAGCCGCCTTGCCGGGCGCTTCGACAGCTATCTTGCCGGCAAGGACCGGGTGATCCAGCAGGCATCGAGCGGCGGGCACAGCTTCTATCGTTTGCGTGCGGCCGGATTTGCCGACATGGCCGAAGCGCGCAGGTTCTGCGCCGCCCTGCTCGCGGAAGAGGCCGAATGTATCCCGGTGGCGGCGCGATGA
- a CDS encoding phosphotransferase family protein, protein MSGHEEIPEVSFARIRDLPLWKGAITVQPLMGGISNENWLVRDEAGGHVVRFGEDYPFHHVQREREIMSACAAEAAGFAPPVEYHGDGVLVSRYLDAKTCDEPAVRANLGRIADIIRRFHHEMPHHVSGTAFLFWPFHVVRDYARTLEAANSRMKPRLGEFVALANELEAAQMPLPIVFGHNDLLPTNLLDDGERFWIIDFEYAGFSTPMFDLAGLSSNASFSREESEELLGIYFDRSPDRDLKRSLAAMQCVSLLREAMWSMVSEHHLDAPGTDYVAYTDENLERLAAALDAYHTEYGREE, encoded by the coding sequence ATGTCGGGTCACGAGGAAATCCCCGAGGTGTCATTCGCACGGATTCGCGATCTGCCATTGTGGAAGGGCGCGATCACGGTGCAACCGCTCATGGGCGGCATCAGCAACGAAAACTGGCTGGTGCGCGACGAGGCGGGCGGTCACGTGGTGCGCTTTGGCGAGGATTACCCCTTTCATCACGTCCAGCGCGAGCGCGAGATCATGTCCGCCTGCGCCGCCGAGGCGGCGGGCTTTGCACCGCCGGTGGAATACCACGGGGACGGGGTTCTGGTCAGCCGCTATCTTGATGCCAAGACCTGCGACGAGCCCGCCGTGCGCGCCAATCTCGGCCGGATTGCCGACATCATCCGCCGCTTTCACCACGAGATGCCCCATCATGTCTCGGGCACGGCTTTCCTGTTCTGGCCCTTTCACGTGGTGCGGGATTATGCGCGCACGCTCGAGGCCGCAAACAGCCGGATGAAACCGCGCCTGGGCGAATTCGTCGCGCTGGCGAACGAACTCGAGGCGGCGCAGATGCCGCTGCCGATCGTGTTCGGTCACAACGACCTCCTGCCGACGAACCTGCTTGATGACGGCGAGCGGTTCTGGATCATTGATTTCGAATATGCCGGATTTTCCACCCCCATGTTCGACCTTGCCGGGCTGTCGTCCAATGCCTCCTTCTCGCGGGAGGAATCCGAGGAACTGCTCGGCATCTATTTCGACCGGAGCCCGGATCGCGACCTGAAGCGTTCGCTCGCGGCGATGCAATGCGTCTCGCTGCTGCGGGAGGCGATGTGGAGCATGGTTTCCGAACATCATCTCGATGCTCCCGGCACCGATTACGTCGCCTATACGGATGAAAACCTCGAGCGGCTCGCCGCCGCGCTTGATGCCTATCACACGGAATACGGACGCGAAGAATGA
- a CDS encoding YqaA family protein — translation MLRRLYDRTMRLADHPQALWWLALVAFVESSVFPIPPDVLMIPMILARPSRAWLIAGVALGASVLGGVLGYAIGALAFETIGRPVLEALGQTEAMALFNERFNEHGFWAVLIAGVTPFPYKVITIMSGWTGLPLGIFIATSLLARALRFFAVAALLQVYGAPVRRFIEQRLGLVFTVFVALLLGGFIVVRYL, via the coding sequence ATGCTGCGGCGTCTTTATGATCGGACCATGCGCCTTGCGGATCATCCGCAAGCGCTCTGGTGGCTGGCGCTGGTCGCCTTTGTCGAAAGCTCGGTCTTTCCGATCCCGCCCGATGTGCTGATGATCCCGATGATCCTCGCGCGGCCGTCAAGGGCCTGGCTGATTGCCGGCGTGGCGCTGGGCGCCTCCGTGCTCGGAGGAGTGCTGGGCTATGCCATCGGCGCGCTCGCCTTCGAGACCATCGGCCGGCCGGTGCTCGAGGCACTCGGGCAGACCGAGGCCATGGCCCTGTTCAACGAGCGGTTCAACGAACACGGGTTCTGGGCGGTGCTGATCGCGGGCGTGACGCCCTTTCCCTACAAGGTGATCACCATCATGTCGGGCTGGACCGGTCTGCCGCTCGGCATCTTCATCGCCACGTCGCTGCTGGCGCGGGCCTTGCGTTTCTTTGCGGTTGCCGCTTTGCTGCAGGTTTACGGCGCCCCGGTGCGCCGGTTCATCGAACAGCGGCTCGGGCTCGTGTTCACGGTCTTTGTCGCCCTGCTTCTCGGGGGATTCATCGTGGTGCGGTATCTGTGA